One Neovison vison isolate M4711 chromosome 2, ASM_NN_V1, whole genome shotgun sequence genomic window carries:
- the ZMYM1 gene encoding zinc finger MYM-type protein 1 isoform X4, protein MLLCLEFTHYPSSADLPDRLKRLKQERYSVDILNLKDVISVQLEDNTSSKNFCSQSCLSSYEEKRKAFVTICTNSVLTKCSMCQKTTVKPTKTLKSVPCKSLKPSDEMIETTSDLGKTDLFCSINCFSAYSKTKMESSTVNVSMVHDASTDTFSPKKDTTPVISNIVSLADARVSLPIMNSDVLQADTVSSVTANVIVDSLPSESSSGVATSSVEQPSLSPSSSIPGQPTVDSSVEVQKYQVSDQDASYNMKSMKISEGLCHPKFTSRVQKIKDKSQNIKKSWCSNFQHLKNNIKKDVTFCYSCQLFCQKNFNCGGEPFTAQGISNWKKTLEKFRKHEKSEMHLKSLQYWREYQFFDEAVNDNLSIHSKQIEGNKKYLKLIIENILFLGKQCLPLRGNDQSISSVNKGNFLELLEIRAKDKGEEVFRLTNLQVDFYNSTQIQNDIIEIIKTEMLQDIVNEINASSAFSIICDETTDSATKKQLSICVRYPQKMSKAVLIKERFLGFIDIEEMTGTDLHGTIKTYLQQIGVDLNKIRGQAYDSTTNLRGQFNKIAAEFKKEEPRALYVHCYAHFLDLTVITFCKEVKELRSALNTLNSLFNTIHMSGEMSAKFQNIFKLSQNKTCKKHTSQSCWTVHDHILLSVIEGLPEIIETLEVISSHSSNTSLADELSDLLILVSKFEFIFCLKFLYRVLSVTGILSKELQSETIDIFSLSSKIEAILECLSSERNDAYFKTIWDGAEEICQKITSKGFEVERPSFQKRRKIQKTVDLGNSDSMFFPTSTEEQYKINIYYQGLDTILNNLKLCFSEFDYCKMKQISELLFKWNEPLNETTAKHVQEFYKLDADIIPELRFYRQYAKLNFVIDYDHINFINLGCLFIQHGLHNNIPCISKLLYTALSWPVTSNAENSFSTLPRLKTYLCHTMGQEKLSGLAIIAIEQELVNKLMEPERLNGIVEKFIHQMKETNTC, encoded by the exons AAACCAACAAAAACACTTAAATCTGTTCCTTGCAAATCATTGAAGCCCTCAGATGAAATGATTGAGACCACCAGTGACTTGGGGAAGACAGACCTTTTTTGTTCTATTAATTGTTTCTCTGCTTACAGTAAAACTAAGATGGAATCATCTACAG taaatgtttCCATGGTACATGATGCCTCAACGGATaccttttctccaaagaaagatACAACTCCAGTTATAAGCAATATAGTGTCATTGGCAGATGCTCGTGTTTCCCTACCCATCATGAACTCTGATGTCTTACAAG CAGATACAGTATCTTCAGTAACAGCAAATGTCATTGTAGAT AGTTTACCCAGTGAATCAAGTAGTGGTGTTGCTACTAGTAGTGTTGAACAGCCAAGCCTTTCACCATCTTCATCAATACCTGGTCAGCCTACGGTTGACTCCAGTGTAGAAGTACAAAAATATCAAGTGTCAGACCAAGATGCTTCATACAATATGAAATCTATGAAAATAAGTGAAGGACTGTGTCACCCAAAATTTACATCCAGAgtacaaaaaattaaagataagtcacaaaacattaaaaaatcttgGTGTTCAAATTTCCAACATttgaaaaacaatattaaaaaggaTGTGACATTCTGTTACTCATGCCAGTTGTTCtgccaaaaaaattttaattgtggaGGAGAACCCTTTACAGCGCAAGGAATTTCTAATTGGAAAAAGACTCtagaaaaattcagaaagcaTGAAAAAAGTGAGATGCATTTGAAGTCATTGCAGTATTGGAGGGAGTACCAATTTTTTGATGAAGCTGTCAATGataatttatctattcattcaaaacagattgaaggaaataaaaagtacctAAAGCttataattgaaaatattttatttcttgggaAGCAGTGTTTACCATTAAGAGGAAATGATCAATCGATTTCATCTGTGAATAAAGGCAATTTTTTAGAACTGCTAGAAATCAGAGCAAAAGATAAAGGAGAAGAAGTATTTCGACTTACAAATTTACAAGTTGACTTCTATAATAGTACACAAATTCAAAATGATATTATTGAAATAATAAAGACTGAAATGCTTCAAGATATTGTGAATGAAATCAATGCCTCCTCAGCTTTTTCAATAATATGTGATGAGACAACTGATAGTGCCACTAAAAAACAGCTTTCGATTTGTGTAAGATACCCACAAAAAATGTCAAAGGCTGTCTTAATTAAAGAAAGATTCTTGGGTTTCATAGATATTGAAGAGATGACTGGGACTGACTTACATGGGACTATCAAAACTTACCTGCAGCAAATTGGAGTTGATTTAAATAAGATACGTGGCCAGGCCTATGATAGTACCACTAATTTGAGGGGACAATTTAATAAAATTGCAGCAGAATTCAAGAAAGAAGAGCCAAGAGCTTTGTACGTACATTGTTATGCGCATTTTTTGGATTTAACAGTAATTACGTTTTGTAAAGAAGTGAAAGAACTCCGAAGTGCTCTAAATACTCTCAACTCTTTGTTCAACACTATTCATATGTCTGGGGAAATGTCTGCaaagtttcaaaacatttttaagctaagtcaaaacaaaacatgcAAGAAACATACATCACAATCATGTTGGACAGTCCATGATCATATATTACTGTCTGTGATTGAGGGCCTTCCAGAGATTATTGAAACATTGGAAGTTATATCAAGCCATTCTTCAAACACAAGTTTAGCTGATGAATTGAGTGATTTGTTAATACTGGTTTCCAAATTTGAATTTATCTTTTGTTTGAAATTTCTTTATCGAGTGTTAAGTGTTACAGGAATTCTTTCCAAAGAGCTTCAAAGTGAAACTATAGatattttttcattgtcttcAAAAATAGAAGCAATTTTGGAATGTTTATCATCTGAAAGAAATGATGCCTATTTCAAAACTATCTGGGATGGGGCAGAGGAAATATGTCAAAAAATAACCAGTAAAGGTTTTGAAGTTGAAAGACCTtcttttcagaaaagaagaaaaattcagaaaacagtAGATCTTGGCAATTCAGATAGTATGTTTTTTCCTACTTCAACAGAAGaacaatataaaattaatatttattaccaAGGATTGGatactatattaaataatttaaagctATGTTTTTCAGAGTTTGATTATTGCAAAATGAAGCAAATTTCAGAACTGTTATTTAAATGGAATGAACCATTAAATGAAACAACAGCTAAACATGTCCAAGAATTCTATAAACTTGATGCAGACATCATCCCAGAACTTAGATTTTATCGGCAGTATGCAAAGCTTAATTTTGTCATAGATTATGATCATATCAACTTCATCAATCTTGGCTGTTTGTTTATCCAGCATGGTCTTCACAATAATATTCCCTGCATATCAAAGTTACTATATACTGCTTTGTCTTGGCCAGTTACTTCAAATGCTGAAAATTCATTTTCTACACTGCCCCGtcttaaaacatatttatgtCATACCATGGGACAAGAGAAGCTTAGCGGTCTAGCCATAATAGCTATTGAGCAGGAATTGGTAAATAAACTGATGGAACCTGAAAGACTCAATGGCATTGTGGAAAAGTTTATCCATCAGATGAAAGAAACTAACACTTGCTAG